In Streptomyces seoulensis, the following are encoded in one genomic region:
- a CDS encoding VOC family protein gives MSGALGRGSVATRLPAQDLERARRFYSEKLGLEPFDERPGGLLYRCGDSFFVVFRSTGASPGTFTQMGWEVDDLEATLAELRGRGVVFEDVEAPGFRTEGGVAEVQGNYPSKGATGEWAAWFRDSEGNLIGIGQPIR, from the coding sequence GTGAGCGGGGCGCTGGGGCGGGGGTCCGTTGCCACTCGGTTGCCTGCTCAGGATTTGGAGCGGGCTCGGCGGTTCTATTCCGAGAAGCTGGGGCTTGAGCCGTTTGACGAGCGGCCCGGGGGGTTGCTTTATCGGTGCGGGGACTCGTTTTTTGTGGTGTTTCGGTCCACTGGGGCTTCGCCTGGGACTTTTACTCAGATGGGGTGGGAGGTCGACGACCTCGAAGCCACCCTCGCCGAGTTGCGGGGGCGGGGGGTGGTGTTCGAGGACGTCGAGGCTCCTGGGTTCCGGACCGAGGGGGGCGTCGCCGAGGTGCAGGGGAATTATCCGAGCAAAGGGGCGACAGGGGAATGGGCTGCCTGGTTCCGGGACAGCGAGGGGAATCTGATCGGAATTGGGCAGCCCATTCGGTGA